From Juglans regia cultivar Chandler chromosome 8, Walnut 2.0, whole genome shotgun sequence, the proteins below share one genomic window:
- the LOC108983363 gene encoding receptor-like protein 54 isoform X1 → MCFFITSLNQIMEVKRNTKMQLLLSLLIMCLLHVHPTLSGGYLLSEYRALLSIKSSITDDPQSALSTWNTSTSHCTWSGITCHPSRRRVTILDLSDLRLSGTLSPDLAHLRFLSNLCVASNQLSGAIPAELSSLSALRVLNLSDNRFNGRFPSQLSLLKNLQVLDLYDNDLTGDLPLAVTQMPNLRHLHLGRNFFSGGIPSQFGQWKFLEYLDVSNNELGGPIPQEIGNLTNLRELYIGQYPNMYEGGIPPEIGNLSELVRFEANGCLNLSSESFPSQLSLLKNLQALDLSHNRMTGDLPLAVTQMPNLRHLNLGGNYFSGRITPQFGQWKFLEYLDVSNNELGGPIPQEIGNLTNLRELYIGNLNKYEGSIPSEIGNLSELVIFEASDCNLSGEIPPEIGNLVSLKSLDLWYNVFTGEIPPEIGNLVSLKSLDLSYNVFTGEIPESIGDMPELEELRLWENNFTGIIPQRLGKNGKLQLLYLSSNKLTGTLPPDMCFGNRLELLYTDGNLLSGPIPDSLGRCESLSVIRMEHNFLNGSMPRDLFGLPNLTHVLLRNNRLTGKFPISSRNVSQLRTLDISDNKIHGELPSWIWRLPDLQILNLSHNCLETLDVNLNSSQTSVSRLRIIDLHSNQLQGQLSTLTLNFQNIIPRGQPFSFFISRNKFDGTIPMSLCNATYLGALDLSHNHLTGTIPQCLIEMSTRLSMMDLGGNNLTGVIPDSFSDYPCYLQILVLNGNQLEGELPKSLAKCNKYLKVLDVGNNRIQDTFPCYLKSIDTLRVLILRANQFYGSINCLDANTTWSNLQILDLASNHFVGKFPIRDFSSWKGMIVTKNNAGQPGLRHSESSNNGKALPLPDYSSEIRVNLTLKGQELELVKVLTIYTSLDLSCNSFDGHIPAEIGEFKALYALNLSHNAFTGKIPQALGNVTALESLDLSSNKLIGEIPQQLADGLIFLSTLNLSFNQLVGKIPQNNQFTTFTESSFEGNIQLCDFPMKEKCIHEELGPSPPPSKESHWNSIDWDFLSVELGFVFGFGIFIGPLIFWKRWRKRYYKHVDDIVFKMFPRTYIRIENHRRRAYTNQGRQARRNQGGRD, encoded by the coding sequence ATGTGCTTCTTCATTACCTCTCTAAACCAAATCATGGAAGTAAAGAGAAATACAAAAATGCAACTCCTCCTTTCACTTCTGATTATGTGCCTCCTCCACGTCCATCCAACCCTCTCCGGCGGATATCTCCTCTCGGAATACAGAGCCCTCCTCTCCATCAAGTCCTCCATCACTGATGACCCACAATCAGCTCTTTCTACGTGGAACACCTCCACTAGCCACTGCACCTGGTCGGGTATCACATGCCACCCTTCCCGTCGTCGCGTGACCATCCTCGACCTCTCAGACCTTCGTCTCTCTGGTACTCTCTCCCCAGACCTGGCTCATCTCCGTTTCCTCTCCAACCTCTGCGTCGCCTCCAATCAACTCTCTGGGGCCATCCCAGCCGAGCTCTCTTCCCTCTCTGCTCTCCGCGTCCTCAATCTCTCCGACAATCGCTTCAACGGCAGGTTCCCCTCCCAACTCTCCCTCCTCAAGAACCTTCAAGTTTTGGATCTCTACGACAACGACTTGACTGGTGACTTACCCTTGGCCGTCACTCAAATGCCCAACTTACGCCATTTGCATCTCGGCCGTAACTTCTTCTCGGGTGGGATCCCGTCCCAGTTCGGGCAATGGAAATTCCTAGAATACTTGGACGTATCCAATAACGAACTCGGGGGTCCTATACCGCAGGAGATAGGAAACTTGACCAACCTCAGGGAGCTCTACATTGGACAGTACCCCAATATGTACGAAGGTGGCATACCCCCAGAGATCGGGAACCTATCGGAACTAGTTCGTTTCGAAGCCAACGGCTGTCTTAACTTATCCAGTGAGAGCTTCCCCTCCCAGCTCTCCCTCCTCAAGAATCTTCAGGCTTTGGATCTCTCTCACAACCGCATGACAGGTGACTTGCCCTTGGCCGTCACTCAAATGCCCAACTTGCGCCATTTGAATCTAGGTGGTAACTACTTCTCAGGTCGAATAACGCCCCAGTTCGGGCAATGGAAATTCCTAGAATACTTGGACGTATCCAATAACGAACTCGGAGGTCCTATACCGCAGGAGATAGGAAACTTGACCAACCTCAGGGAGCTCTACATTGGGAACTTAAATAAGTACGAAGGTAGCATACCCTCGGAGATCGGGAACCTATCGGAACTAGTTATTTTCGAAGCCAGCGATTGTAACTTATCTGGCGAGATACCACCGGAGATCGGGAACTTGGTGAGCTTGAAATCCTTGGACTTGTGGTATAATGTTTTTACAGGCGAGATACCACCGGAGATCGGGAACTTGGTGAGCTTGAAATCCTTGGACTTGTCGTATAATGTTTTTACAGGCGAGATTCCTGAGTCTATTGGCGACATGCCGGAACTGGAGGAGTTGAGGTTGTGGGAGAACAACTTTACCGGGATCATTCCTCAGAGGCTGGGAAAGAATGGGAAGCTTCAGCTTCTTTATCTTTCATCGAATAAACTGACTGGTACTCTGCCTCCTGATATGTGTTTTGGGAATCGGCTTGAGCTTCTGTATACTGACGGAAATTTATTGTCTGGTCCAATCCCGGACTCACTAGGGAGGTGCGAGTCGCTGTCTGTGATCCGAATGGAGCACAACTTTCTCAACGGTTCAATGCCAAGAGACCTTTTCGGTTTGCCCAATCTTACCCACGTGTTGCTGCGGAATAACCGTCTGACAGGGAAGTTTCCCATTTCCTCGAGAAACGTTTCTCAATTGAGGACACTAGATATTTCTGACAACAAGATTCATGGTGAGCTACCTAGTTGGATCTGGAGACTTCCCGATCTTCAGATTTTGAATCTTTCTCATAATTGTCTAGAGACTCTAGATGTGAATTTAAACTCTTCCCAAACTTCCGTATCAAGATTGAGGATCATAGACCTTCACTCCAACCAGCTCCAAGGGCAACTTTCAACTCTCACacttaattttcaaaacatcatTCCACGTGGGCAgcctttttccttctttatttcaAGGAATAAATTTGACGGGACTATTCCTATGTCACTGTGCAATGCTACCTATCTTGGTGCTCTAGACTTGTCCCATAATCACTTGACTGGCACGATTCCCCAATGCTTAATTGAAATGAGTACAAGACTAAGCATGATGGATCTAGGGGGAAACAATCTTACTGGAGTAATTCCTGATTCCTTTTCAGACTACCCatgttatttacaaattttggtTCTGAATGGAAATCAACTGGAAGGAGAGCTACCAAAATCCCTAGCCAAGTGCAATAAATATTTGAAGGTTTTGGACGTTGGGAACAACCGCATTCAGGATACATTTCCATGTTATTTGAAGAGCATAGACACATTGCGAGTCCTTATTTTGCGAGCTAATCAATTTTATGGGTCTATTAATTGTCTAGACGCTAATACCACCTGGTCCAACCTTCAAATTTTGGACCTGGCCTCGAACCATTTTGTTGGTAAGTTTCCAATACGTGACTTTTCTAGCTGGAAGGGAATGATAGTAACCAAAAATAACGCTGGACAGCCTGGACTTCGCCATTCTGAAAGTTCAAACAACGGGAAGGCATTGCCATTGCCAGATTACAGCTCTGAAATTAGGGTCAATCTTACATTAAAAGGTCAAGAATTGGAGTTGGTGAAGGTCCTAACTATCTACACCTCACTTGACCTGTCGTGCAACAGTTTTGACGGACATATACCTGCAGAAATAGGAGAATTCAAAGCCCTATATGCCCTCAACTTATCTCACAATGCTTTTACAGGTAAAATCCCACAAGCTTTAGGAAACGTGACTGCTCTTGAATCACTAGACTTGTCTAGCAACAAGCTTATTGGAGAGATTCCTCAACAACTTGCAGATGGTCTTATTTTCCTGTCAACCCTTAACCTTTCGTTCAATCAATTGGTGGGAAAGATTCCACAGAACAATCAATTTACTACATTTACAGAAAGTTCATTTGAAGGAAATATACAGTTATGTGACTTTCccatgaaagaaaaatgcataCATGAAGAATTGGGACCGTCACCTCCTCCATCTAAAGAATCTCACTGGAATTCAATTGACTGGGACTTCTTAAGTGTTGAGTTGGGATTTGTTTTCGGCTTCGGGATTTTTATTGGACCTCTTATATTTTGGAAGAGGTGGAGGAAACGCTACTATAAACATGTCGACGACATTGTTTTTAAGATGTTCCCTCGGACATACATAAGAATAGAGAATCATCGAAGGCGAGCATACACGAATCAAGGACGACAAGCACGAAGGAATCAAGGTGGGAGGGATTAG
- the LOC108983363 gene encoding receptor-like protein 33 isoform X2 yields MCFFITSLNQIMEVKRNTKMQLLLSLLIMCLLHVHPTLSGGYLLSEYRALLSIKSSITDDPQSALSTWNTSTSHCTWSGITCHPSRRRVTILDLSDLRLSGTLSPDLAHLRFLSNLCVASNQLSGAIPAELSSLSALRVLNLSDNRFNGRFPSQLSLLKNLQVLDLYDNDLTGDLPLAVTQMPNLRHLHLGRNFFSGGIPSQFGQWKFLEYLDVSNNELGGPIPQEIGNLTNLRELYIGQYPNMYEGSIPSEIGNLSELVIFEASDCNLSGEIPPEIGNLVSLKSLDLWYNVFTGEIPPEIGNLVSLKSLDLSYNVFTGEIPESIGDMPELEELRLWENNFTGIIPQRLGKNGKLQLLYLSSNKLTGTLPPDMCFGNRLELLYTDGNLLSGPIPDSLGRCESLSVIRMEHNFLNGSMPRDLFGLPNLTHVLLRNNRLTGKFPISSRNVSQLRTLDISDNKIHGELPSWIWRLPDLQILNLSHNCLETLDVNLNSSQTSVSRLRIIDLHSNQLQGQLSTLTLNFQNIIPRGQPFSFFISRNKFDGTIPMSLCNATYLGALDLSHNHLTGTIPQCLIEMSTRLSMMDLGGNNLTGVIPDSFSDYPCYLQILVLNGNQLEGELPKSLAKCNKYLKVLDVGNNRIQDTFPCYLKSIDTLRVLILRANQFYGSINCLDANTTWSNLQILDLASNHFVGKFPIRDFSSWKGMIVTKNNAGQPGLRHSESSNNGKALPLPDYSSEIRVNLTLKGQELELVKVLTIYTSLDLSCNSFDGHIPAEIGEFKALYALNLSHNAFTGKIPQALGNVTALESLDLSSNKLIGEIPQQLADGLIFLSTLNLSFNQLVGKIPQNNQFTTFTESSFEGNIQLCDFPMKEKCIHEELGPSPPPSKESHWNSIDWDFLSVELGFVFGFGIFIGPLIFWKRWRKRYYKHVDDIVFKMFPRTYIRIENHRRRAYTNQGRQARRNQGGRD; encoded by the exons ATGTGCTTCTTCATTACCTCTCTAAACCAAATCATGGAAGTAAAGAGAAATACAAAAATGCAACTCCTCCTTTCACTTCTGATTATGTGCCTCCTCCACGTCCATCCAACCCTCTCCGGCGGATATCTCCTCTCGGAATACAGAGCCCTCCTCTCCATCAAGTCCTCCATCACTGATGACCCACAATCAGCTCTTTCTACGTGGAACACCTCCACTAGCCACTGCACCTGGTCGGGTATCACATGCCACCCTTCCCGTCGTCGCGTGACCATCCTCGACCTCTCAGACCTTCGTCTCTCTGGTACTCTCTCCCCAGACCTGGCTCATCTCCGTTTCCTCTCCAACCTCTGCGTCGCCTCCAATCAACTCTCTGGGGCCATCCCAGCCGAGCTCTCTTCCCTCTCTGCTCTCCGCGTCCTCAATCTCTCCGACAATCGCTTCAACGGCAGGTTCCCCTCCCAACTCTCCCTCCTCAAGAACCTTCAAGTTTTGGATCTCTACGACAACGACTTGACTGGTGACTTACCCTTGGCCGTCACTCAAATGCCCAACTTACGCCATTTGCATCTCGGCCGTAACTTCTTCTCGGGTGGGATCCCGTCCCAGTTCGGGCAATGGAAATTCCTAGAATACTTGGACGTATCCAATAACGAACTCGGGGGTCCTATACCGCAGGAGATAGGAAACTTGACCAACCTCAGGGAGCTCTACATTGGACAGTACCCCAATATGTACGAAG GTAGCATACCCTCGGAGATCGGGAACCTATCGGAACTAGTTATTTTCGAAGCCAGCGATTGTAACTTATCTGGCGAGATACCACCGGAGATCGGGAACTTGGTGAGCTTGAAATCCTTGGACTTGTGGTATAATGTTTTTACAGGCGAGATACCACCGGAGATCGGGAACTTGGTGAGCTTGAAATCCTTGGACTTGTCGTATAATGTTTTTACAGGCGAGATTCCTGAGTCTATTGGCGACATGCCGGAACTGGAGGAGTTGAGGTTGTGGGAGAACAACTTTACCGGGATCATTCCTCAGAGGCTGGGAAAGAATGGGAAGCTTCAGCTTCTTTATCTTTCATCGAATAAACTGACTGGTACTCTGCCTCCTGATATGTGTTTTGGGAATCGGCTTGAGCTTCTGTATACTGACGGAAATTTATTGTCTGGTCCAATCCCGGACTCACTAGGGAGGTGCGAGTCGCTGTCTGTGATCCGAATGGAGCACAACTTTCTCAACGGTTCAATGCCAAGAGACCTTTTCGGTTTGCCCAATCTTACCCACGTGTTGCTGCGGAATAACCGTCTGACAGGGAAGTTTCCCATTTCCTCGAGAAACGTTTCTCAATTGAGGACACTAGATATTTCTGACAACAAGATTCATGGTGAGCTACCTAGTTGGATCTGGAGACTTCCCGATCTTCAGATTTTGAATCTTTCTCATAATTGTCTAGAGACTCTAGATGTGAATTTAAACTCTTCCCAAACTTCCGTATCAAGATTGAGGATCATAGACCTTCACTCCAACCAGCTCCAAGGGCAACTTTCAACTCTCACacttaattttcaaaacatcatTCCACGTGGGCAgcctttttccttctttatttcaAGGAATAAATTTGACGGGACTATTCCTATGTCACTGTGCAATGCTACCTATCTTGGTGCTCTAGACTTGTCCCATAATCACTTGACTGGCACGATTCCCCAATGCTTAATTGAAATGAGTACAAGACTAAGCATGATGGATCTAGGGGGAAACAATCTTACTGGAGTAATTCCTGATTCCTTTTCAGACTACCCatgttatttacaaattttggtTCTGAATGGAAATCAACTGGAAGGAGAGCTACCAAAATCCCTAGCCAAGTGCAATAAATATTTGAAGGTTTTGGACGTTGGGAACAACCGCATTCAGGATACATTTCCATGTTATTTGAAGAGCATAGACACATTGCGAGTCCTTATTTTGCGAGCTAATCAATTTTATGGGTCTATTAATTGTCTAGACGCTAATACCACCTGGTCCAACCTTCAAATTTTGGACCTGGCCTCGAACCATTTTGTTGGTAAGTTTCCAATACGTGACTTTTCTAGCTGGAAGGGAATGATAGTAACCAAAAATAACGCTGGACAGCCTGGACTTCGCCATTCTGAAAGTTCAAACAACGGGAAGGCATTGCCATTGCCAGATTACAGCTCTGAAATTAGGGTCAATCTTACATTAAAAGGTCAAGAATTGGAGTTGGTGAAGGTCCTAACTATCTACACCTCACTTGACCTGTCGTGCAACAGTTTTGACGGACATATACCTGCAGAAATAGGAGAATTCAAAGCCCTATATGCCCTCAACTTATCTCACAATGCTTTTACAGGTAAAATCCCACAAGCTTTAGGAAACGTGACTGCTCTTGAATCACTAGACTTGTCTAGCAACAAGCTTATTGGAGAGATTCCTCAACAACTTGCAGATGGTCTTATTTTCCTGTCAACCCTTAACCTTTCGTTCAATCAATTGGTGGGAAAGATTCCACAGAACAATCAATTTACTACATTTACAGAAAGTTCATTTGAAGGAAATATACAGTTATGTGACTTTCccatgaaagaaaaatgcataCATGAAGAATTGGGACCGTCACCTCCTCCATCTAAAGAATCTCACTGGAATTCAATTGACTGGGACTTCTTAAGTGTTGAGTTGGGATTTGTTTTCGGCTTCGGGATTTTTATTGGACCTCTTATATTTTGGAAGAGGTGGAGGAAACGCTACTATAAACATGTCGACGACATTGTTTTTAAGATGTTCCCTCGGACATACATAAGAATAGAGAATCATCGAAGGCGAGCATACACGAATCAAGGACGACAAGCACGAAGGAATCAAGGTGGGAGGGATTAG